In Spirochaetota bacterium, the DNA window ATAGTTATATAATTGCAAAACCATCTCAAAAATTGGCATGTATACTTTATAAATTATTGGGTTTTGATCTTTTTAAATTTATTCTTAAAATATTTTACAAAATAAACAATAAAAAATAATTAATAAGGAAAGATTATGAAAATAGGCATTTTAACTTCAGGTGGAGATTCTCCTGGTATAAACGCTTTTATTAGAGCTCTATATTATATTCTGGAAAAAAATAATATTGAATTATATGGTATTTATAAAGGATACACTGGTTTAATAAATAACGAAATAAAAAAGTTAACAAGAGTTAATGTTGAAAATATTACAAATTTTGGGGGAACAATTCTTAAAACTTCAAAATATAACCCTCTAAATGATCCAGAAGATATACAAAAAATTATCAACAACTACAGAAATAATAATTTTGATTTTATAATTATATGTGGTGACTTTGATACTTTAAGGATCGCAAAAGAACTTCACAAAAAAGGTCTTAATATTTTTGGAGTTCCTCAGACCATCGATAATGATATACCTGAAACTGATTATACTTTAGGTTTTTTTTCAGCAATAAGAAACATTGTAAACTCAATTGAAATAATTAGATCAACAAATGAATCTCATGAAAGAGATATTCTTGTAGAAATTATGGGCAAAGATAGTGGTTGGCTAACTGTTTTTTCAGCTCTATCAGTTAAAGTAGAGGGTTTTTTTATACCTGAAAGAGAAGCATCTTTAGAAAAAATAGCAGAGGTCTTTATTAATAGAAGAAAAAACGGCTCTAATGATAATATCGTTTTAATAGCTGAAGGAGTTCAAATTGAAAATATTTCTAAAAAAGTTGATCCAAATTTAATTTATCCAACTATTGATAGATCCGGAATAGTTATGGTAATTGCTGAAAAACTTGAAGCATATTTAAAAGAGAAACCAAAAGCAGTTATTCTTTCTTATATTCAAAGAGGAGGAAATCCTGATATTTTTGATATAATTTTAGCTTCAAGGTTCGCAGAAAAAATATATAATTTAATCCAAAATAATATTTGTGGTGTTTATGTTACTATAAAAGATAATGAACTTAGTTATTCTCCCCTTGATGTTTTAAATAATAAAATTAAACATGTTTCTGATTACTATATAGACCTTGCATATAAAATGGTAAATAATTAAGATATACTTTTAATAAAATTAGAATATTATTTGAGGAATTTTTATGTTAAAAGAAATAGGAAAAGTTTTATTTTTCACAGGTATTATTTTTTTTATTATTGGAACTATATTAATATTAATAGAAAACATTAAAATACCATTTTTAAAAAAAATAGGAAATCTTCCAGGAGATATCAAAATAAAAGGAAAAAATTTTATATTTTACTTCCCTCTAACAACATCTATAATTATTAGTATTCTTCTATCATTGATATTTTTTTTTATAAAAATAATAATTAAAAAATAAATTGCTTTTCTCTTCTTAATAAAGTTAATATTTTTATCATTCTAGTAATTACTGAAAAATTTTATTTTAATTAAAAAATTAAATTATAAAAAAACAAATCAATTTTAACTTAAATAAAAAAATATAGTCAATTTTTAATTTATATATAAAAGATCATAATAAGTAGGAATAGGCCATCTATCTTTTTCAGTTCTTTCCTCTAATTTATCAACAATATTTCTTAAATTATCCATCATATTTCTTATTTTTGAATTGCAAATTGAAGCTTTTTCTTCTAAATTTTCTTTAGTTTTTAATAAATCCATTTCTTTTTCTAATTCTTCTAGAGAATATAATAAATTATCAACCAAATTTTTATATTCTAAAAAATAATTAAATTGTATCTCATAGTTTATTTTATTATTAACAGATTTATCCCCTTCTTTTAATTTTAATATCAAACTAAAATCTTCTAATTTTTGAAGTTTATCAATTACATCAAATAGATCTTTTTGATATTTAAAAGAAACAGGAAGTATTTTAGTCTTTATCATATGGATCATTGTTTCAGCTTCTAATTCAACACTTTTAATAAACCTCTCCATTTTAATATTATACCTTGCATCTATCTCTCTTTCTGTTAAAACATTTGTTTTAATCAGGAGATCTTTATTTTTGGGATATAAAAAAGCTTTTAGTGCATCTGGTGTATTATCTACAACAAAAAGCTTTCTTCTTTTAGCTTCCTCCTTCCATTCTGGAGAATAATTATCTCCTTCAAATAAAATATCCTTAGACTCTCTTAAGCCTTCTATTATTATTTCCATTATTGTTTCATTAAATTTTATATTTTCTTTTTCAATAAGAAATTCATTTCCGTTTCCTATATGTTTAGTAAAATCTATATCTTTTTTGCCTAATTTACTTTCTATCTTTTGACCAAACTCTTCTAAAACTTTTGAAACTGCAGCATTTAATATAAAATTTGGAGTTGCTACTGATTGACTGGAACCAACAGCTCTAAATTCAAATTTATTTCCAGTAAATGCAAAAGGGGAAGTTCTATTTCTATCTGTATTATCCTTACTTATTATAGGTATCTTAGAAATCCCAAGATCTATAATATCTTTTGAAGTAAAATCAAATCTTTTGCTATAAACCAAACATTCTACTATAGAAGATAATTTCTGACCAAGAAAAATAGAAATTATAGAAGGTGGAGCTTCATTTCCTCCAAGTCTATAATCATTTGATGCAGTTGATATTGATGCCCTCAATAAATCATTATATCTATAAACAGCAACAATAACTGATGTCAGAAATAATAAAAACTTCAAATTTTGATGAGGTGTTTCTCCTGGATCAAAAAGATTATTTCCTTTATTGTCTGAAAGAGACCAGTTATTATGTTTTCCAGAACCATTTAAACCTTTAAAAGGCTTCTCATGAAGTAAAACAATTAAATTATTCCTAATTGCTATTTTTTTCAAAATCTCCATTATTAATTGATTATGATCACTTGCAATATTAACATCTTCAAAAATTGGAGCAATTTCAAATTGAGCTGGTGAAACCTCATTGTGTCTTGTTTTTGCAGGTATGCCTAATTTATAAAGTTCAAATTCAACTTCTTGCATAAAATTTAGAATTCTTTCCTTAATGCTTCCAAAATAGTGATCTTCCAATTGTTGTCCTTTAGGAGGATTTTTACCAAAAAGTGTCCTTCCCGTAAAAACAAGATCCTCTCTATTGTAATAAAAATCTTTGTCTACTAAAAAATATTCTTGCTCAATACCAACAACTGGATACACCCTTGATGGATTTTCATTAAAATAATTAAGAATTTTACACGCTGACTTTGATAAACTCTCCATGGATCTTAAAAGAGGTGTTTTCTTATCAAGAGAATCTCCGTTATAAGATAAAAAAATCGAAGGTATACAAAGTGTTCCACCTTTTTCATTTTCCATAATAAACATTGGAGAGGATGTATCCCATATAGTATAACCTCTAGCTTCAAAAGTTGATCTTATTCCTCCAGATGGAAAGCTTGAAGCATCAGGCTCACTTTTTATAAGATTTTTTCCAGAAAATCTGTTAATAGGTGTACCATCTC includes these proteins:
- a CDS encoding ATP-dependent 6-phosphofructokinase — its product is MKIGILTSGGDSPGINAFIRALYYILEKNNIELYGIYKGYTGLINNEIKKLTRVNVENITNFGGTILKTSKYNPLNDPEDIQKIINNYRNNNFDFIIICGDFDTLRIAKELHKKGLNIFGVPQTIDNDIPETDYTLGFFSAIRNIVNSIEIIRSTNESHERDILVEIMGKDSGWLTVFSALSVKVEGFFIPEREASLEKIAEVFINRRKNGSNDNIVLIAEGVQIENISKKVDPNLIYPTIDRSGIVMVIAEKLEAYLKEKPKAVILSYIQRGGNPDIFDIILASRFAEKIYNLIQNNICGVYVTIKDNELSYSPLDVLNNKIKHVSDYYIDLAYKMVNN
- a CDS encoding DUF2905 domain-containing protein, producing MLKEIGKVLFFTGIIFFIIGTILILIENIKIPFLKKIGNLPGDIKIKGKNFIFYFPLTTSIIISILLSLIFFFIKIIIKK
- a CDS encoding glutamine synthetase III, coding for MKNRNFDNEYFIQKKDDFVINEGKDRLFKINDNKGYNIIDIYQYNVFNDEKMRKFLPYNAYKRFKEIIKKGEKVDEILADEIAHGVKEWAISRGVTHFAHWFQPMTGLTAEKHESFLNIERDGTPINRFSGKNLIKSEPDASSFPSGGIRSTFEARGYTIWDTSSPMFIMENEKGGTLCIPSIFLSYNGDSLDKKTPLLRSMESLSKSACKILNYFNENPSRVYPVVGIEQEYFLVDKDFYYNREDLVFTGRTLFGKNPPKGQQLEDHYFGSIKERILNFMQEVEFELYKLGIPAKTRHNEVSPAQFEIAPIFEDVNIASDHNQLIMEILKKIAIRNNLIVLLHEKPFKGLNGSGKHNNWSLSDNKGNNLFDPGETPHQNLKFLLFLTSVIVAVYRYNDLLRASISTASNDYRLGGNEAPPSIISIFLGQKLSSIVECLVYSKRFDFTSKDIIDLGISKIPIISKDNTDRNRTSPFAFTGNKFEFRAVGSSQSVATPNFILNAAVSKVLEEFGQKIESKLGKKDIDFTKHIGNGNEFLIEKENIKFNETIMEIIIEGLRESKDILFEGDNYSPEWKEEAKRRKLFVVDNTPDALKAFLYPKNKDLLIKTNVLTEREIDARYNIKMERFIKSVELEAETMIHMIKTKILPVSFKYQKDLFDVIDKLQKLEDFSLILKLKEGDKSVNNKINYEIQFNYFLEYKNLVDNLLYSLEELEKEMDLLKTKENLEEKASICNSKIRNMMDNLRNIVDKLEERTEKDRWPIPTYYDLLYIN